The following are from one region of the Odontesthes bonariensis isolate fOdoBon6 chromosome 12, fOdoBon6.hap1, whole genome shotgun sequence genome:
- the gsk3ba gene encoding glycogen synthase kinase-3 beta isoform X3 — protein sequence MSGRPRTTSFAESCKPVPQPSAFGSMKVSRDKDGSKVTTVVATPGQGPDRPQEVSYTDTKVIGNGSFGVVYQAKLCDSGELVAIKKVLQDKRFKNRELQIMRKLDHCNIVRLRYFFYSSGDKKDEVYLNLVLDYVPETVYRVARHYSRAKQTLPMVYVKLYMYQLFRSLAYIHSFGICHRDIKPQNLLLDPETAVLKLCDFGSAKQLVRGEPNVSYICSRYYRAPELIFGATDYTSSIDVWSAGCVLAELLLGQPIFPGDSGVDQLVEIIKVLGTPTREQIREMNPNYTEFKFPQIKAHPWTKVSQQVFRPRTPPEAIALCSRLLEYTPTARLTPLEACAHSFFDELRDPNVKLPNGREKPSLFNFTTQDGSSTERGPSTTTTASASASNSTS from the exons ATGTCGGGTCGGCCCAGGACCACATCCTTCGCAGAGAGCTGCAAACCAGTGCCGCAGCCCTCTGCTTTCGGCAGCATGAAAGTCAGCA GAGATAAAGATGGCAGCAAGGTAACGACAGTTGTGGCCACTCCGGGTCAAGGCCCCGACCGGCCACAGGAAGTGAGCTACACGGACACTAAGGTCATCGGCAACGGCTCTTTCGGCGTCGTCTACCAAGCTAAACTCTGCGACTCTGGAGAACTAGTAGCCATCAAGAAGGTCCTGCAAGACAAGAGatttaag AACCGTGAGCTGCAGATCATGAGGAAGTTGGACCACTGCAACATCGTCCGCCTGCGCTACTTCTTCTACTCCAGTGGAGACAAG AAAGATGAAGTATATCTGAATCTGGTTCTGGACTACGTTCCCGAGACCGTCTACAGAGTGGCCAGACACTACAGCCGAGCCAAACAGACGCTGCCCATGGTTTATGTCAAG TTGTACATGTACCAGTTGTTTAGGAGTCTGGCCTACATCCACTCGTTTGGGATCTGCCATCGGGACATCAAGCCTCAGAATCTGCTGCTGGATCCAGAGACGGCTGTGCTCAAGCTCTGCGACTTCGGCAG TGCGAAGCAGCTGGTCCGCGGAGAGCCTAACGTGTCCTACATCTGCTCCCGCTACTATCGGGCTCCTGAGCTCATCTTTGGTGCCACTGACTACACCTCCAGCATAG ATGTGTGGTCAGCTGGTTGCGTACTGGCAGAGCTGTTGCTAGGACAACCAATCTTCCCAGGCGACAGCGGAGTGGATCAGTTGGTTGAAATTATCAAG GTTCTCGGCACTCCGACCAGGGAACAGATCCGTGAGATGAACCCCAACTACACCGAGTTCAAATTCCCCCAGATTAAGGCACATCCATGGACTAAGGTGAGTCAACAG GTCTTCCGGCCTCGCACGCCTCCTGAGGCCATCGCCCTGTGCTCTCGCCTGCTGGAGTACACGCCCACGGCCCGCCTCACCCCTCTAGAGGCCTGCGCGCACTCATTCTTCGACGAGCTGCGCGACCCCAATGTCAAACTGCCCAACGGGAGGGAGAAGCCCTCGCTCTTCAACTTCACCACCCAGG ACGGCAGCAGCACAGAGCGAGgccccagcaccaccaccaccgCCTCGGCCTCGGCCTCCAACTCCACCTCCTGA
- the gsk3ba gene encoding glycogen synthase kinase-3 beta isoform X2: MSGRPRTTSFAESCKPVPQPSAFGSMKVSRDKDGSKVTTVVATPGQGPDRPQEVSYTDTKVIGNGSFGVVYQAKLCDSGELVAIKKVLQDKRFKNRELQIMRKLDHCNIVRLRYFFYSSGDKKDEVYLNLVLDYVPETVYRVARHYSRAKQTLPMVYVKLYMYQLFRSLAYIHSFGICHRDIKPQNLLLDPETAVLKLCDFGSAKQLVRGEPNVSYICSRYYRAPELIFGATDYTSSIDVWSAGCVLAELLLGQPIFPGDSGVDQLVEIIKVLGTPTREQIREMNPNYTEFKFPQIKAHPWTKVFRPRTPPEAIALCSRLLEYTPTARLTPLEACAHSFFDELRDPNVKLPNGREKPSLFNFTTQELSSNPSLASILIPAHARSQAAASTPTNASATTDGSSTERGPSTTTTASASASNSTS; this comes from the exons ATGTCGGGTCGGCCCAGGACCACATCCTTCGCAGAGAGCTGCAAACCAGTGCCGCAGCCCTCTGCTTTCGGCAGCATGAAAGTCAGCA GAGATAAAGATGGCAGCAAGGTAACGACAGTTGTGGCCACTCCGGGTCAAGGCCCCGACCGGCCACAGGAAGTGAGCTACACGGACACTAAGGTCATCGGCAACGGCTCTTTCGGCGTCGTCTACCAAGCTAAACTCTGCGACTCTGGAGAACTAGTAGCCATCAAGAAGGTCCTGCAAGACAAGAGatttaag AACCGTGAGCTGCAGATCATGAGGAAGTTGGACCACTGCAACATCGTCCGCCTGCGCTACTTCTTCTACTCCAGTGGAGACAAG AAAGATGAAGTATATCTGAATCTGGTTCTGGACTACGTTCCCGAGACCGTCTACAGAGTGGCCAGACACTACAGCCGAGCCAAACAGACGCTGCCCATGGTTTATGTCAAG TTGTACATGTACCAGTTGTTTAGGAGTCTGGCCTACATCCACTCGTTTGGGATCTGCCATCGGGACATCAAGCCTCAGAATCTGCTGCTGGATCCAGAGACGGCTGTGCTCAAGCTCTGCGACTTCGGCAG TGCGAAGCAGCTGGTCCGCGGAGAGCCTAACGTGTCCTACATCTGCTCCCGCTACTATCGGGCTCCTGAGCTCATCTTTGGTGCCACTGACTACACCTCCAGCATAG ATGTGTGGTCAGCTGGTTGCGTACTGGCAGAGCTGTTGCTAGGACAACCAATCTTCCCAGGCGACAGCGGAGTGGATCAGTTGGTTGAAATTATCAAG GTTCTCGGCACTCCGACCAGGGAACAGATCCGTGAGATGAACCCCAACTACACCGAGTTCAAATTCCCCCAGATTAAGGCACATCCATGGACTAAG GTCTTCCGGCCTCGCACGCCTCCTGAGGCCATCGCCCTGTGCTCTCGCCTGCTGGAGTACACGCCCACGGCCCGCCTCACCCCTCTAGAGGCCTGCGCGCACTCATTCTTCGACGAGCTGCGCGACCCCAATGTCAAACTGCCCAACGGGAGGGAGAAGCCCTCGCTCTTCAACTTCACCACCCAGG agctaTCTAGTAATCCCTCTTTGGCCTCCATACTCATCCCTGCCCACGCCCGCAGCCAGGCTGCCGCCTCTACCCCAACCAACGCGTCTGCCACCACAG ACGGCAGCAGCACAGAGCGAGgccccagcaccaccaccaccgCCTCGGCCTCGGCCTCCAACTCCACCTCCTGA
- the gsk3ba gene encoding glycogen synthase kinase-3 beta isoform X1 → MSGRPRTTSFAESCKPVPQPSAFGSMKVSRDKDGSKVTTVVATPGQGPDRPQEVSYTDTKVIGNGSFGVVYQAKLCDSGELVAIKKVLQDKRFKNRELQIMRKLDHCNIVRLRYFFYSSGDKKDEVYLNLVLDYVPETVYRVARHYSRAKQTLPMVYVKLYMYQLFRSLAYIHSFGICHRDIKPQNLLLDPETAVLKLCDFGSAKQLVRGEPNVSYICSRYYRAPELIFGATDYTSSIDVWSAGCVLAELLLGQPIFPGDSGVDQLVEIIKVLGTPTREQIREMNPNYTEFKFPQIKAHPWTKVSQQVFRPRTPPEAIALCSRLLEYTPTARLTPLEACAHSFFDELRDPNVKLPNGREKPSLFNFTTQELSSNPSLASILIPAHARSQAAASTPTNASATTDGSSTERGPSTTTTASASASNSTS, encoded by the exons ATGTCGGGTCGGCCCAGGACCACATCCTTCGCAGAGAGCTGCAAACCAGTGCCGCAGCCCTCTGCTTTCGGCAGCATGAAAGTCAGCA GAGATAAAGATGGCAGCAAGGTAACGACAGTTGTGGCCACTCCGGGTCAAGGCCCCGACCGGCCACAGGAAGTGAGCTACACGGACACTAAGGTCATCGGCAACGGCTCTTTCGGCGTCGTCTACCAAGCTAAACTCTGCGACTCTGGAGAACTAGTAGCCATCAAGAAGGTCCTGCAAGACAAGAGatttaag AACCGTGAGCTGCAGATCATGAGGAAGTTGGACCACTGCAACATCGTCCGCCTGCGCTACTTCTTCTACTCCAGTGGAGACAAG AAAGATGAAGTATATCTGAATCTGGTTCTGGACTACGTTCCCGAGACCGTCTACAGAGTGGCCAGACACTACAGCCGAGCCAAACAGACGCTGCCCATGGTTTATGTCAAG TTGTACATGTACCAGTTGTTTAGGAGTCTGGCCTACATCCACTCGTTTGGGATCTGCCATCGGGACATCAAGCCTCAGAATCTGCTGCTGGATCCAGAGACGGCTGTGCTCAAGCTCTGCGACTTCGGCAG TGCGAAGCAGCTGGTCCGCGGAGAGCCTAACGTGTCCTACATCTGCTCCCGCTACTATCGGGCTCCTGAGCTCATCTTTGGTGCCACTGACTACACCTCCAGCATAG ATGTGTGGTCAGCTGGTTGCGTACTGGCAGAGCTGTTGCTAGGACAACCAATCTTCCCAGGCGACAGCGGAGTGGATCAGTTGGTTGAAATTATCAAG GTTCTCGGCACTCCGACCAGGGAACAGATCCGTGAGATGAACCCCAACTACACCGAGTTCAAATTCCCCCAGATTAAGGCACATCCATGGACTAAGGTGAGTCAACAG GTCTTCCGGCCTCGCACGCCTCCTGAGGCCATCGCCCTGTGCTCTCGCCTGCTGGAGTACACGCCCACGGCCCGCCTCACCCCTCTAGAGGCCTGCGCGCACTCATTCTTCGACGAGCTGCGCGACCCCAATGTCAAACTGCCCAACGGGAGGGAGAAGCCCTCGCTCTTCAACTTCACCACCCAGG agctaTCTAGTAATCCCTCTTTGGCCTCCATACTCATCCCTGCCCACGCCCGCAGCCAGGCTGCCGCCTCTACCCCAACCAACGCGTCTGCCACCACAG ACGGCAGCAGCACAGAGCGAGgccccagcaccaccaccaccgCCTCGGCCTCGGCCTCCAACTCCACCTCCTGA
- the gsk3ba gene encoding glycogen synthase kinase-3 beta isoform X4, producing the protein MSGRPRTTSFAESCKPVPQPSAFGSMKVSRDKDGSKVTTVVATPGQGPDRPQEVSYTDTKVIGNGSFGVVYQAKLCDSGELVAIKKVLQDKRFKNRELQIMRKLDHCNIVRLRYFFYSSGDKKDEVYLNLVLDYVPETVYRVARHYSRAKQTLPMVYVKLYMYQLFRSLAYIHSFGICHRDIKPQNLLLDPETAVLKLCDFGSAKQLVRGEPNVSYICSRYYRAPELIFGATDYTSSIDVWSAGCVLAELLLGQPIFPGDSGVDQLVEIIKVLGTPTREQIREMNPNYTEFKFPQIKAHPWTKVFRPRTPPEAIALCSRLLEYTPTARLTPLEACAHSFFDELRDPNVKLPNGREKPSLFNFTTQDGSSTERGPSTTTTASASASNSTS; encoded by the exons ATGTCGGGTCGGCCCAGGACCACATCCTTCGCAGAGAGCTGCAAACCAGTGCCGCAGCCCTCTGCTTTCGGCAGCATGAAAGTCAGCA GAGATAAAGATGGCAGCAAGGTAACGACAGTTGTGGCCACTCCGGGTCAAGGCCCCGACCGGCCACAGGAAGTGAGCTACACGGACACTAAGGTCATCGGCAACGGCTCTTTCGGCGTCGTCTACCAAGCTAAACTCTGCGACTCTGGAGAACTAGTAGCCATCAAGAAGGTCCTGCAAGACAAGAGatttaag AACCGTGAGCTGCAGATCATGAGGAAGTTGGACCACTGCAACATCGTCCGCCTGCGCTACTTCTTCTACTCCAGTGGAGACAAG AAAGATGAAGTATATCTGAATCTGGTTCTGGACTACGTTCCCGAGACCGTCTACAGAGTGGCCAGACACTACAGCCGAGCCAAACAGACGCTGCCCATGGTTTATGTCAAG TTGTACATGTACCAGTTGTTTAGGAGTCTGGCCTACATCCACTCGTTTGGGATCTGCCATCGGGACATCAAGCCTCAGAATCTGCTGCTGGATCCAGAGACGGCTGTGCTCAAGCTCTGCGACTTCGGCAG TGCGAAGCAGCTGGTCCGCGGAGAGCCTAACGTGTCCTACATCTGCTCCCGCTACTATCGGGCTCCTGAGCTCATCTTTGGTGCCACTGACTACACCTCCAGCATAG ATGTGTGGTCAGCTGGTTGCGTACTGGCAGAGCTGTTGCTAGGACAACCAATCTTCCCAGGCGACAGCGGAGTGGATCAGTTGGTTGAAATTATCAAG GTTCTCGGCACTCCGACCAGGGAACAGATCCGTGAGATGAACCCCAACTACACCGAGTTCAAATTCCCCCAGATTAAGGCACATCCATGGACTAAG GTCTTCCGGCCTCGCACGCCTCCTGAGGCCATCGCCCTGTGCTCTCGCCTGCTGGAGTACACGCCCACGGCCCGCCTCACCCCTCTAGAGGCCTGCGCGCACTCATTCTTCGACGAGCTGCGCGACCCCAATGTCAAACTGCCCAACGGGAGGGAGAAGCCCTCGCTCTTCAACTTCACCACCCAGG ACGGCAGCAGCACAGAGCGAGgccccagcaccaccaccaccgCCTCGGCCTCGGCCTCCAACTCCACCTCCTGA